The genome window TCCTACCGAGCGTAATATGGACAAAGGCGTGGCAATTCACCATATGAGATATGCTGGCGGATGGATGACTGCGGCAGACGACCGTATCTTGGAATATCTATCTGAGAACGAAACTGGTTCGCCCGCCAAAATGAAGAGAGAAGGACCGATCCGTTATTCTCGACAGCAGATCAATCGCCGGTGTAAGCGACTGGCCGAAGAAGGCCTCGTACG of Halorubrum trapanicum contains these proteins:
- a CDS encoding helix-turn-helix domain-containing protein, with the protein product MRYAGGWMTAADDRILEYLSENETGSPAKMKREGPIRYSRQQINRRCKRLAEEGLVRHLGNGVYIITDDGEAYLDGRLDTENWTYIDDDSEAVEAQDSSNGEASNGGAT